A genomic stretch from Chlamydiota bacterium includes:
- the rnpA gene encoding Ribonuclease P protein component has product MRLLLIKSYLLRKKRHYVALEKHKQVFEGYVLKISFCKSPFLVSKLGISVSRKCGKAVLRNRFKRQIKEIYRIYRNELIYPVNLNIRPNCSLQSISFEMIKQDFLTFLTDLTH; this is encoded by the coding sequence ATGCGTTTGTTACTTATCAAATCTTATCTTTTACGTAAGAAAAGGCACTATGTTGCTCTAGAAAAACACAAACAAGTTTTTGAAGGATACGTGCTTAAAATAAGTTTTTGCAAGAGTCCTTTTCTTGTTTCAAAATTGGGCATTTCTGTGTCTAGAAAATGTGGAAAGGCTGTGTTAAGAAATCGTTTTAAAAGACAGATCAAAGAAATTTATAGAATCTATCGAAATGAGCTCATATATCCTGTAAATCTCAATATCCGTCCCAATTGCTCTCTTCAATCAATCTCTTTTGAGATGATCAAACAAGACTTTTTAACCTTTTTAACTGATCTTACGCACTAA